The following are encoded in a window of Haliotis asinina isolate JCU_RB_2024 chromosome 14, JCU_Hal_asi_v2, whole genome shotgun sequence genomic DNA:
- the LOC137260602 gene encoding uncharacterized protein — protein MACDDHYVYVYEDGYSSDDEDLTDALVTGIVTDAFRQEKEGNRNMNPRFQDEMCTPTNSDIDASLQTRRQCSEEGFPRITITEITDDVIPAEPASYDDVCGSTIRRTVSEGTLPEKTVRFTPVTPTVPRQDSKKYPTTPKYANRDLGPSLSPLKSASEDQGTGLTCLDCFPESPGDVSPHNPSPCSPAPLTDPIKDAETHMVALEENLIKLNSVLVHVVDTVLPKMATEPLLTSDTHTDSDNSSETANLKNEVKQNEFELHFQDVLDLLQGVNMKWTIHKKNLEELLNEAEQREEEYCIIGKRVKQQKDLILKLKQERRALEMCLEDRELEWMAVKKSIRADSSFLKNVLREAEKSRDTGTLWRVLDSLLRVQFDREKAIAMDSAKQNKINELHLLICRQQLHLAEVEERNRELALELQQVTGHVQTSSRDSNSSCLADVLFCDHTLYSPHCSTNPEFASLQTYKIGGTHQILNNDNERVFDGSKLYSLKGDEWDTPEELAEFDQAILKELTEAGPGSRNFRLEETLV, from the exons ATGGCGTGCGATGaccattacgtttatgtttatgAAGATGGATATAGTTCTGACGATGAGGATTTAACAGACGCCTTGGTAACGGGAATTGTCACTGATGCCTTTAGACAGGAAAAGGAAGGCAACAGAAACATGAATCCACGTTTTCAGGACGAGATGTGCACCCCAACCAACAGTGACATTGACGCCAGCTTACAAACAAGACGGCAGTGTTCAGAAGAAGGTTTTCCAAGAATCACAATAACGGAGATTACAGATGACGTAATTCCCGCAGAGCCAGCATCTTACGATGACGTGTGTGGCAGTACCATCCGTCGTACCGTCAGTGAAGGTACCCTTCCCGAGAAGACAGTCAGATTTACACCGGTAACACCCACAGTGCCGCGCCAAGACAGCAAAAAATACCCAACAACTCCCAAATACGCGAACCGGGATTTAGGTCCGTCACTAAGCCCGCTAAAATCAGCCAGCGAGGACCAGGGCACTGGTTTGACGTGTCTCGACTGTTTCCCAGAGAGCCCTGGCGATGTGTCCCCACATAATCCCTCCCCATGTTCACCTGCTCCACTGACGGATCCGATAAAAGATGCCGAGACCCATATGGTTGCTCTTGAAGAGAATCTTATCAAACTAAACAGTGTTCTTGTCCATGTTGTGGATACGGTACTTCCGAAAATGGCAACAGAACCCTTATTAACATCAGATACACACACCGACTCCGACAACTCATCAGAAACTGCCAATTTGAAGAATGAAGTCAAGCAGAACGAGTTTGAACTCCACTTTCAAGATGTATTAGACTTGCTACAAGGCGTCAATATGAAATGGACAATTCACAAGAAAAACCTTGAAG AGTTGCTGAATGAAGCTGAACAGCGAGAGGAGGAATACTGCATCATCGGGAAGCGCGTCAAACAACAGAAGGACCTCATCCTCAAACTGAAGCAGGAGCGACGTGCCCTGGAG ATGTGTCTTGAGGACCGGGAGTTGGAGTGGATGGCCGTCAAGAAGAGCATCCGAGCCGACTCCAGCTTCCTCAAGAACGTGTTGAGAGAAGCGGAGAAGTCCAGAG ACACAGGAACTCTGTGGAGAGTACTCGACTCACTGCTGCGCGTGCAGTTCGACCGAGAGAAAGCAATCGCCATGGACTCCGCAAAACAGAATAAG atcaacgAACTCCATCTCCTGATCTGCCGCCAGCAGCTCCACCTGGCGGAGGTTGAAGAGAGGAACAGAGAACTGGCCTTAGAGCTGCAGCAGGTGACAGGACACGTCCAG ACGTCGTCCCGTGACTCCAACTCCTCCTGTCTGGCAGACGTCCTCTTCTGCGACCACACCCTGTACTCCCCACACTGCTCCACCAATCCCGAGTTCGCCAGCCTGCAGACATACAAGATTGGAG GGACTCACCAAATTCTGAACAATGACAACGAGCGTGTGTTCGATGGATCGAAGCTTTATTCTCTGAAGGGCGACGAATGGGACACGCCAGAGGAGCTGGCGGAGTTCGACCAAGCCATCCTGAAGGAGTTAACCGAGGCAGGACCCGGAAGTCGGAACTTCCGGCTGGAGGAAACGTTAGTGTAA